Proteins encoded in a region of the Synergistota bacterium genome:
- a CDS encoding hydroxyacid dehydrogenase: MEKRKLLLMQEIHPDGLKMLEESGIDYEVSSSLKEDHILNVVGEYDGIIVRVTPYISRRIIQAAKRCLVIGKHGALVDNVDLDAANEFRIPVVYAPGSNANAVAEHTVALMLAVAKHIWDANVEFRYHGNYSYRLQVKSIELLGKTLGVIGLGNIGRKVARICRYGFSMKVIGYDPYITEEILEREGLRDVELTQDLDYLLRTSDFVTIHIPAVKETEKFIGERELSLMKKSAILINTARGSVIDQRALYNALKDGVIAGAGLDVYDPEPPSADEPLLKLPNVVATPHMAAHTEETLSNMARMVCKNVIMVLKGERPDNIANPQIWEIRKR, encoded by the coding sequence ATGGAAAAGAGAAAGTTATTACTTATGCAAGAGATTCACCCTGATGGCCTTAAAATGCTTGAGGAATCTGGCATAGATTACGAAGTATCTTCAAGCTTAAAGGAAGACCACATTCTTAATGTAGTTGGGGAATACGATGGTATAATAGTTAGAGTTACTCCTTATATATCTAGAAGGATTATTCAAGCTGCTAAAAGGTGTTTGGTAATAGGTAAGCATGGAGCTTTGGTTGATAATGTGGATCTGGATGCTGCCAATGAATTTCGTATTCCTGTGGTTTATGCCCCTGGATCTAACGCTAACGCTGTAGCGGAGCATACAGTTGCCCTGATGTTAGCTGTGGCTAAGCACATATGGGATGCTAATGTCGAATTTAGATATCATGGGAACTATAGCTATAGGCTTCAGGTTAAAAGTATAGAGCTTTTGGGAAAGACCTTGGGTGTTATAGGCCTTGGTAACATAGGTAGAAAGGTAGCCAGAATATGCAGGTATGGTTTTTCCATGAAGGTCATCGGTTATGACCCTTATATAACAGAGGAAATCCTTGAAAGGGAAGGCTTAAGAGATGTAGAGCTCACTCAAGATCTGGATTATTTGCTCAGGACCTCGGATTTTGTTACCATACATATACCTGCCGTTAAGGAAACGGAAAAATTTATAGGTGAAAGGGAATTATCCTTGATGAAGAAGAGCGCGATATTGATTAATACTGCAAGGGGTTCAGTAATCGATCAGAGGGCGCTTTATAACGCGCTTAAAGATGGAGTTATAGCTGGAGCCGGTCTTGACGTTTATGACCCTGAGCCTCCTTCAGCTGATGAGCCCTTGCTTAAGCTTCCAAATGTGGTTGCAACTCCTCACATGGCTGCTCATACGGAGGAGACCTTATCTAACATGGCGAGAATGGTCTGTAAGAATGTTATTATGGTACTGAAAGGTGAAAGGCCAGATAATATAGCTAATCCTCAAATTTGGGAAATAAGAAAAAGATAG
- the sucD gene encoding succinate--CoA ligase subunit alpha, producing the protein MAILLTRETKAIVQGITGRVGSIQTRWMVEYGTNIVAGVTPGRKGEVVYGVPVFDDVKETVELFGANASVIFAPPFAAKDAVFEAIDAGIKLVVVVPEHIPVADTMEMREMAKNRGAYMLGPTTPGVITPGVGKLGIMPGNMFKPGRIGVISRSGTLSYEVSGYLNEAGFGESTVVGIGADPVTGMDMSEILELFEKDEDTEAVVIVGEIGGTREEEASEFIRKMSKPVIAYIAGRLAPPGKRMGHAGAIIQGESGSFRSKIEKLEGAGVKIAFKLYEVPHILKKLL; encoded by the coding sequence TTGGCTATTCTTTTAACTCGTGAAACTAAAGCTATAGTTCAGGGTATAACTGGAAGGGTTGGAAGCATCCAAACGAGGTGGATGGTTGAGTACGGTACCAATATCGTAGCTGGTGTAACCCCTGGAAGAAAAGGGGAAGTGGTTTATGGGGTTCCAGTCTTTGATGATGTTAAGGAGACAGTTGAGCTTTTTGGAGCTAATGCTTCTGTGATCTTTGCCCCACCTTTTGCGGCTAAAGATGCGGTTTTTGAGGCTATAGATGCGGGAATAAAGCTTGTAGTTGTCGTTCCTGAACATATTCCTGTGGCTGACACTATGGAGATGCGCGAGATGGCAAAAAATAGAGGAGCTTACATGCTTGGTCCTACTACTCCTGGGGTTATAACCCCTGGTGTGGGTAAGCTTGGCATAATGCCTGGTAATATGTTTAAGCCCGGAAGAATTGGCGTTATATCAAGGAGCGGAACGCTATCTTATGAGGTCTCTGGTTATTTGAATGAAGCTGGCTTTGGTGAAAGCACCGTTGTAGGTATAGGAGCTGATCCTGTCACTGGTATGGATATGTCAGAGATACTTGAGCTCTTCGAGAAGGATGAGGATACCGAGGCTGTTGTTATAGTGGGGGAAATAGGAGGGACCCGCGAGGAGGAAGCAAGCGAATTTATAAGGAAGATGAGTAAACCTGTTATAGCATACATTGCTGGTAGGTTGGCTCCTCCTGGTAAGAGAATGGGGCATGCTGGTGCGATAATCCAGGGTGAATCAGGCAGCTTCCGTAGCAAGATAGAAAAGCTCGAAGGGGCAGGTGTTAAGATAGCTTTCAAGCTTTATGAGGTTCCCCATATATTAAAGAAGCTACTTTAG
- a CDS encoding acetate--CoA ligase family protein: protein MKLLEYQGKEFLSSLGIIDVPKGMVVQSPEEAQNAVKEIGKKAVLKVQIPTGGRGKAGGIRLVSDPEEAKKVASELLGRDIRGFKVNRLLVEEALEIEREMYIGVTIDPQKGKRVFMFCDSGGMDIEEIVRLYPQKLLRIDKYPSEPFREYEVRSYLRERGFSGELLVKLSKLAYTMFEAFVKSDLLILEINPLCLLRDGRLVAADAKVEVDDNALFRQKRFLEFETSSFEDEMEREAKEVGVSYVGLDGDIGLISSGAGLGMCTVDLMADEGLRPANFLETGGGITAKLLRDSIRLLLKRGNIKAILINLYGGVNSLIEAANGIKEAKESFAKDIPIVVKAIGNQEKEAWEILRSAGVHLVYTFHTERLVDLLKEVLTKRGE from the coding sequence TTGAAGCTTCTTGAATACCAGGGCAAGGAATTCTTAAGCTCATTGGGCATTATCGATGTTCCTAAAGGGATGGTTGTTCAAAGTCCAGAGGAGGCTCAAAATGCCGTAAAGGAGATAGGGAAAAAAGCGGTTCTTAAAGTTCAGATTCCCACTGGTGGAAGGGGAAAGGCTGGGGGAATAAGGCTTGTTTCTGATCCGGAAGAGGCTAAAAAAGTGGCTTCCGAGCTATTAGGAAGGGATATAAGAGGCTTTAAAGTTAATAGACTTTTGGTTGAGGAAGCGCTTGAAATAGAAAGAGAGATGTATATTGGTGTAACCATAGACCCTCAAAAGGGAAAGCGCGTTTTTATGTTTTGTGATTCTGGTGGTATGGATATAGAGGAGATAGTCAGGCTTTATCCTCAGAAGCTCTTAAGGATAGATAAATATCCAAGTGAGCCTTTTAGAGAATACGAGGTAAGGAGCTATTTAAGGGAAAGAGGTTTTAGTGGAGAGCTTCTGGTTAAGCTTTCTAAGTTAGCTTATACGATGTTTGAGGCCTTCGTTAAATCAGATTTATTAATCTTAGAGATTAATCCCTTGTGCCTTTTAAGGGATGGTAGGTTAGTTGCTGCTGATGCTAAGGTTGAGGTGGATGATAACGCCTTATTTAGGCAGAAGCGTTTTCTTGAGTTTGAAACATCTAGCTTTGAGGATGAGATGGAAAGGGAAGCTAAGGAAGTAGGGGTAAGCTATGTAGGTCTTGATGGTGATATCGGGCTCATATCAAGCGGTGCTGGCTTGGGCATGTGTACGGTAGACCTAATGGCCGATGAAGGATTAAGGCCTGCTAATTTTCTTGAAACTGGTGGAGGGATAACCGCTAAGCTTCTTAGAGATTCCATAAGATTGCTTTTAAAAAGAGGTAACATAAAGGCTATCCTTATTAACCTTTATGGTGGGGTTAACTCTCTTATAGAGGCGGCAAATGGGATTAAAGAGGCGAAGGAGAGCTTCGCTAAGGATATTCCTATAGTGGTCAAGGCGATTGGAAATCAGGAGAAAGAAGCTTGGGAGATATTAAGGAGTGCTGGCGTTCACCTTGTCTACACCTTTCATACGGAAAGGTTGGTTGATCTTTTGAAAGAGGTTTTAACGAAGCGAGGTGAGTAA
- a CDS encoding 2-oxoacid:acceptor oxidoreductase family protein: MRKEILLSGYGGQGLVLAGIILAEAAVLYEGKNATHNQSYGPEARGGASRSEVIISDEEVNYPEIESPDILLAMTQDAIDKYGGSVKEDGVVIVDTLYVKDLNPVSKVKSIYKFPITELSIRETGKPLSANVVALGILVEATKIVKRESLEKAVLNRVPPATREVNLKALRAAFELFNKGYQEGG; this comes from the coding sequence ATGAGGAAAGAGATATTGTTAAGCGGTTACGGTGGGCAAGGCTTGGTATTAGCAGGGATCATACTCGCTGAAGCTGCTGTTCTTTATGAGGGTAAGAACGCTACGCATAATCAATCCTATGGCCCTGAAGCAAGGGGTGGAGCAAGCAGGTCAGAGGTGATAATAAGCGACGAGGAAGTAAACTACCCTGAGATAGAAAGCCCTGATATACTTCTTGCGATGACTCAGGATGCCATAGATAAGTATGGGGGTAGCGTGAAAGAGGATGGAGTAGTGATTGTCGATACTCTCTATGTTAAAGATTTGAATCCGGTTTCGAAAGTTAAGTCGATTTATAAGTTTCCTATAACTGAGCTTTCCATAAGGGAAACGGGTAAACCTCTTTCAGCGAATGTGGTTGCCTTAGGCATACTCGTTGAGGCTACAAAGATAGTCAAAAGGGAATCCTTGGAGAAGGCGGTCTTAAATAGGGTTCCACCGGCAACAAGGGAAGTAAACTTAAAGGCCTTGAGAGCTGCCTTTGAGCTCTTTAATAAGGGGTATCAGGAGGGGGGTTAG
- a CDS encoding thiamine pyrophosphate-dependent enzyme: MVNIKNYLRLNKLPHIWCPGCGNGTVVRALITAIDKLGFKKDEIVVFTGIGCSARTNAILDFNTIQTTHGRTLAFATGFKLMRPEMKVIVITGDGDGAAIGGNHLIHAARRNVDITTILINNSIYGMTGGQYSPLSPQGAYATTAPYGNIEPPFDICELVKAAGATFVGRGTVYHIHLTIDLITKALSHKGFSFVEVISQCPVGYGRRNNMRSPYEMLLWQKEHAIMVKQADKYSKEDLKDKFLIGELWVNHERTEFMDSYNALVKRLSEGMKGGEV; this comes from the coding sequence ATGGTTAACATAAAGAATTACCTTAGGTTAAACAAGCTACCTCATATATGGTGTCCGGGATGTGGAAATGGCACGGTTGTAAGAGCTCTGATCACTGCTATAGATAAGCTTGGCTTTAAGAAAGATGAGATAGTTGTTTTTACTGGAATAGGTTGCTCCGCGAGAACAAATGCTATTCTTGATTTTAACACCATTCAGACTACTCACGGTAGGACTTTGGCTTTTGCGACCGGCTTTAAGCTTATGCGTCCTGAGATGAAAGTGATAGTCATTACTGGGGATGGTGATGGTGCAGCAATAGGGGGAAACCACTTGATACATGCCGCAAGGAGGAACGTGGATATAACCACCATATTGATAAATAACAGTATATATGGGATGACCGGTGGGCAATATTCTCCTTTGAGCCCTCAGGGAGCATATGCTACTACCGCTCCTTATGGAAACATTGAACCGCCCTTTGATATATGTGAGCTTGTTAAGGCGGCAGGTGCTACCTTTGTTGGAAGAGGAACCGTTTACCATATTCACTTGACCATTGATCTTATAACAAAGGCTCTTTCTCATAAGGGCTTTAGCTTCGTTGAGGTTATATCTCAATGTCCTGTAGGTTACGGAAGGAGAAACAACATGAGAAGCCCATATGAGATGCTTTTGTGGCAGAAGGAACATGCGATTATGGTTAAGCAAGCTGATAAGTACTCTAAGGAGGATTTAAAGGATAAGTTCTTGATAGGCGAGCTTTGGGTAAATCATGAAAGGACTGAGTTTATGGATTCCTATAATGCCTTGGTAAAGAGGCTCTCTGAAGGGATGAAGGGTGGCGAAGTGTAA
- a CDS encoding 2-oxoacid:acceptor oxidoreductase subunit alpha, producing the protein MGDKNRIMFIQGNEAIAEAAIIAGARFFAGYPITPATEIAEVLAYRMPQVGGVFIQMEDEIASIAAVIGASMAGFKAMTATSGPGFTLMQENIGYAIMVEAPCVVVDVQRGGPSTGLPTLPAQGDVMQSRWGTHGDHPIVVLSPATVQEAFDLTIKAFNISELVRNPVILLTDAVVGHLREKMIITDEGEIEIINRRETKLPPEQYKPCKGGVDFVPDYARPGTGYRYHVTSNVHDEEGFPATYSHKAADELIKRLHKKIDYYRDKLTYYKSYYAEDADVLIITYGCTARSAKDAVKILRDKGVKAGLLQLQTIWPFPYDVVEGYAKKAKLVVVPEMNMGQLIGEIERAIKREALGVNRADGKMISPAEIVGAIKGVLKDG; encoded by the coding sequence ATGGGTGATAAGAATAGGATCATGTTCATCCAAGGTAATGAGGCGATAGCGGAAGCGGCTATAATTGCGGGTGCGAGGTTTTTTGCCGGTTATCCTATAACACCAGCCACCGAGATAGCGGAAGTCTTGGCTTACAGGATGCCCCAGGTGGGAGGGGTTTTTATACAGATGGAAGATGAGATAGCAAGCATAGCTGCGGTAATAGGTGCATCTATGGCGGGCTTTAAAGCTATGACTGCAACGAGCGGTCCTGGCTTTACCTTGATGCAGGAAAACATTGGCTATGCGATAATGGTTGAAGCCCCCTGTGTAGTGGTTGATGTTCAGAGGGGTGGGCCGAGCACAGGATTGCCTACTTTGCCTGCGCAGGGAGATGTGATGCAATCCAGGTGGGGGACCCATGGGGATCATCCCATTGTTGTTTTAAGCCCAGCAACGGTTCAGGAAGCCTTTGATCTAACCATTAAAGCCTTCAACATATCTGAGCTTGTACGGAACCCTGTTATACTTCTTACAGATGCGGTAGTAGGGCACTTGAGGGAAAAGATGATTATAACTGATGAGGGTGAGATAGAGATAATAAATAGGAGAGAGACGAAGCTTCCCCCTGAACAGTATAAACCCTGTAAGGGTGGGGTAGATTTCGTTCCCGATTATGCTCGTCCTGGTACCGGTTATAGATATCATGTTACGAGCAATGTTCATGACGAGGAAGGCTTTCCGGCGACTTATAGCCACAAGGCGGCTGATGAGCTTATAAAGAGGCTTCACAAGAAGATAGATTATTACAGAGATAAGCTTACCTATTATAAGAGCTACTATGCTGAAGATGCAGATGTCTTGATAATTACCTATGGTTGTACCGCTCGCTCTGCTAAGGATGCGGTGAAGATCTTAAGGGATAAGGGAGTCAAAGCTGGGCTTCTTCAGCTTCAGACTATATGGCCCTTCCCTTATGATGTGGTTGAAGGGTATGCTAAGAAGGCTAAGCTTGTGGTTGTCCCTGAGATGAACATGGGACAGCTGATAGGGGAGATCGAAAGGGCTATTAAAAGAGAGGCTCTCGGTGTAAATAGGGCAGATGGAAAGATGATCTCTCCCGCTGAGATAGTGGGTGCAATTAAAGGGGTGCTTAAGGATGGTTAA
- a CDS encoding 4Fe-4S binding protein: MPKKFKVNLNPKWCKSCGICVEFCPKRVFEFSKDGKVRVVREGDCIGCKNCELRCPDYAVEVWEEEA, encoded by the coding sequence TTGCCGAAAAAGTTTAAGGTTAATCTTAACCCGAAGTGGTGTAAATCTTGCGGCATATGTGTGGAGTTCTGTCCTAAGAGAGTTTTTGAGTTTTCTAAGGATGGAAAGGTTAGGGTGGTACGCGAGGGGGATTGTATAGGTTGTAAAAACTGTGAGCTAAGATGTCCTGATTATGCGGTTGAGGTCTGGGAGGAGGAAGCTTAA
- the thiS gene encoding sulfur carrier protein ThiS, which yields MFVKVNNKTIEISKDISIGQFLESLGYDVSSNTVMVNGDVLPRDEYYRRLVKEGDEIVVIYLMAGG from the coding sequence ATGTTTGTCAAGGTCAATAATAAAACGATTGAAATATCTAAAGATATTAGTATAGGGCAGTTTTTAGAGAGCCTTGGATATGATGTGTCCTCTAACACGGTAATGGTGAATGGAGATGTTTTACCTAGAGATGAGTATTATAGGAGGCTAGTTAAGGAGGGGGATGAGATAGTAGTTATCTATCTTATGGCGGGTGGTTAG
- a CDS encoding dihydroxy-acid dehydratase, with product MNRLNRFPRYVKELIKGHLLSNGFSRDDLDKPIVGIVNSWNEIVPGHYPLRDLAQRVKEGVYKAGGLPIEFNTIAICDGIAQGHKGMNYSLPSRELIADSVEAMVKGHDIFDSLVFLSSCDKIVPGMLMAMGRLDIPSIWLGAGPMHNLIKPKDSKGARRAFLEGKISSDDLLDVTQMYYPCPGICPFLGTANTMCIVAEVLGMGLPGSALSPSGSSERSQLSRLTGEVAVRLAKEGPKPSEILTKEAFEDAIAVLMALGGSLNAVLHIPAIAYELGIDISMEDFERISEKVPLIAEITPNSDENTVIDLYFSGGVSAVMRELSSILHLDRITVSGKSYRDILKEYRGLKPIKSIIRNLSDPVSKGGSIKILKGNLAPQGALLKVSALKESFVERFEGVARVFNSEDEFMEYASKNALKEGEVIVIRYEGPRGGPGMRELHRCVEIINRYKNVALITDGRLSGASYGISVAYVSPEAAARGPIAVVQDGDPIRIDIKDKRVDLLISEEEYRRRMSDFTLSIERGFIHKNSYLRFYERFAESASKGAVRKI from the coding sequence ATGAATAGATTGAATCGTTTTCCGCGTTATGTGAAAGAGCTGATAAAGGGGCATCTTCTTTCAAACGGGTTTTCTCGTGATGATCTTGATAAGCCTATAGTGGGGATAGTTAACTCCTGGAATGAGATTGTTCCTGGTCATTATCCGTTAAGGGATTTAGCTCAAAGGGTTAAGGAGGGGGTTTATAAGGCTGGTGGGCTTCCCATAGAGTTTAACACCATAGCCATATGTGATGGTATAGCTCAGGGGCATAAGGGGATGAACTATAGTCTTCCAAGTAGGGAGCTGATAGCTGATTCAGTGGAGGCCATGGTTAAAGGGCACGATATATTTGATTCTCTTGTATTTTTGTCTTCCTGTGACAAGATAGTCCCTGGCATGCTTATGGCTATGGGGAGACTTGATATACCATCGATATGGCTCGGAGCTGGTCCGATGCATAACTTAATTAAGCCCAAAGACTCAAAAGGGGCAAGGAGAGCCTTCCTTGAAGGTAAGATATCCTCTGATGATCTCCTTGATGTTACTCAAATGTACTATCCTTGTCCTGGGATCTGTCCTTTCCTTGGGACGGCCAATACGATGTGTATAGTGGCTGAGGTTTTAGGTATGGGATTACCTGGCTCTGCCCTTTCTCCCTCGGGGAGTTCAGAGAGATCGCAACTGTCAAGGTTAACCGGGGAGGTAGCGGTTCGCTTAGCTAAGGAGGGACCAAAGCCATCGGAGATATTAACAAAAGAGGCCTTTGAGGATGCTATAGCAGTTTTGATGGCCTTAGGCGGCTCTCTAAATGCGGTTCTGCATATTCCTGCTATTGCCTATGAGCTTGGTATAGATATCAGTATGGAGGACTTTGAGAGGATAAGCGAGAAGGTTCCATTGATAGCTGAGATAACTCCAAACAGCGATGAGAATACGGTTATAGACCTCTACTTTTCTGGTGGAGTTTCTGCGGTTATGAGAGAGCTTTCTTCCATTCTTCACCTTGATAGGATAACCGTTTCTGGCAAAAGCTATAGAGATATCCTGAAAGAATATAGGGGTTTAAAGCCCATAAAATCCATAATAAGGAATTTAAGCGATCCAGTTTCTAAGGGAGGATCTATAAAGATTCTTAAAGGAAACTTAGCTCCTCAAGGTGCTTTGCTTAAGGTTTCTGCATTAAAGGAGAGCTTCGTCGAGCGATTCGAGGGGGTTGCTAGAGTCTTTAACTCCGAAGATGAATTTATGGAGTATGCTTCTAAGAATGCTCTTAAGGAGGGAGAGGTAATAGTTATTCGCTATGAGGGGCCTCGAGGGGGCCCAGGTATGAGGGAGCTTCATCGCTGTGTTGAGATAATAAATAGATATAAGAATGTGGCTTTGATAACAGATGGAAGGTTAAGTGGTGCATCTTATGGAATATCTGTAGCTTACGTTTCGCCTGAGGCTGCCGCTCGCGGTCCAATAGCTGTAGTCCAGGATGGTGATCCTATAAGAATAGATATCAAGGATAAAAGGGTGGATCTTTTGATATCTGAGGAGGAGTATAGAAGAAGGATGAGCGATTTCACTCTATCCATCGAGCGTGGCTTTATTCATAAAAACAGTTACTTGAGGTTTTATGAAAGATTTGCGGAAAGCGCTTCTAAGGGAGCGGTAAGAAAAATTTGA
- a CDS encoding dihydrodipicolinate synthase family protein yields MRFKYLEGVIPPMIVPFDEHGEIDERALREFTRFLLRSVDGLFILGTYGCGPLLRVEERKRVAEVVVEEVNGKVPVIVHVGSISTRDALELAKHAEAIGADAISSVPPFYYHHAEEDVFYYFKRLLDAVSIPVYVYNNPKTVGYGVSVSLLKRLAEEGIYGVKDSSFDIMVLSDYKRKVNKEGFDVVIGTEALFVPAASLGVRAFIPGLGNAFPELCKELYNAVINGSPREKVIEIHNRVLAVRDLMRLANTTTVGAYTMVNLRGIKMYPREPFRPANEEIKEKMREALRKLGLI; encoded by the coding sequence ATGAGGTTTAAGTATCTTGAGGGAGTTATACCCCCCATGATAGTTCCCTTTGATGAGCATGGCGAAATAGATGAGAGAGCCCTGAGGGAATTTACAAGGTTTCTTTTAAGAAGCGTTGATGGGCTTTTCATATTGGGAACATACGGGTGTGGACCGCTTTTAAGAGTAGAGGAAAGAAAGCGGGTTGCAGAGGTTGTTGTTGAAGAGGTTAATGGGAAGGTCCCTGTTATAGTTCATGTGGGAAGCATAAGCACAAGGGATGCCCTTGAGCTCGCTAAGCATGCTGAGGCTATAGGGGCTGATGCCATATCTTCCGTACCTCCCTTCTATTATCACCATGCAGAGGAAGATGTATTTTACTACTTTAAGAGATTGCTTGATGCGGTGAGTATTCCTGTATATGTCTACAACAATCCCAAGACTGTAGGTTATGGGGTCAGTGTAAGCCTTCTTAAAAGGTTAGCGGAAGAGGGAATATATGGTGTTAAGGATAGCAGTTTCGATATCATGGTTTTATCCGACTACAAGAGGAAAGTGAATAAAGAGGGCTTCGATGTAGTAATAGGGACCGAGGCGTTATTTGTACCGGCTGCTTCCCTTGGCGTTAGAGCCTTCATACCGGGCTTAGGCAATGCCTTTCCTGAGCTCTGTAAAGAGCTTTATAATGCTGTTATAAATGGGTCTCCAAGGGAGAAGGTTATAGAAATTCACAATAGGGTTTTAGCGGTAAGGGATTTAATGAGGCTCGCTAATACCACTACGGTTGGGGCTTACACTATGGTTAACTTAAGAGGTATCAAGATGTATCCTAGGGAGCCATTTAGGCCAGCTAATGAGGAGATTAAAGAGAAAATGAGGGAAGCTTTAAGGAAATTAGGGCTTATTTGA
- a CDS encoding gluconokinase, translating to MNKKIAFAGVDIGTTGARCCIFDGNGVLLSTAKRNYRMIQPKIGWVEQNPDEIVSAVYTSMSEALSQLKGGYEIEAIGLSSIFHSIMLVDSEMKKLTNLIIWGDNRSTELLKRYAKAFDHLYDLTGCPLHVNYPLSKLVWFRHEAPDLLEKASKIVMIKEYILWNLSKVNAIDISVASGSGLLNIREKTWEKSIFDELKISMNKLSPAVSPLTVIGKMVSESSFQTGFKEGTPIVIGGGDGALSSLGSGSIARGVMAAMLGTSGAVRMAVNKPLTDKRRRTWCYILDDETWIVGCAINNAGLVMAWYLDNFYPELKGEEDPYREMERWASDVEAGSSGLLFLPFLTGERCPFWNANARGVLFGLALHHDRRHVSRAIIEGVAFRMKSIYEAVSEVAEVPKEIRGTGGLMRFSLWAKVLSSVLGRPISRVNIEEASSFGAAIMAMRGVGYISSYSEILNKALEIVDEIVPESSWFDLYNKLYELYKRLYWKLQEEFDEICTFQ from the coding sequence TTGAACAAAAAAATAGCCTTTGCTGGCGTTGACATAGGCACTACAGGTGCAAGGTGTTGTATTTTTGACGGCAATGGCGTTCTTTTATCTACCGCTAAGAGAAACTATAGGATGATTCAGCCTAAGATCGGCTGGGTGGAACAGAATCCCGATGAGATCGTAAGCGCTGTTTATACTTCTATGAGTGAAGCGTTATCTCAGCTTAAAGGCGGTTATGAGATTGAAGCTATCGGCTTAAGCAGTATATTTCATAGCATAATGCTTGTGGATTCAGAGATGAAGAAGCTTACAAACTTGATCATCTGGGGTGATAACAGGTCAACGGAGCTTCTTAAGAGGTATGCTAAAGCTTTTGATCATCTTTATGATCTTACAGGTTGTCCTCTTCATGTTAATTACCCCTTATCAAAACTCGTGTGGTTTAGGCATGAAGCTCCCGACCTCTTAGAAAAGGCCTCCAAGATAGTAATGATAAAAGAGTATATTTTATGGAACTTATCGAAGGTTAACGCTATTGATATATCCGTAGCTTCAGGAAGCGGTCTTCTTAATATACGAGAGAAGACATGGGAGAAAAGCATATTTGATGAACTTAAGATAAGCATGAATAAGCTTAGCCCTGCGGTTTCACCCTTAACCGTGATTGGCAAGATGGTCAGTGAATCAAGCTTTCAAACCGGCTTCAAGGAGGGTACTCCTATAGTTATAGGTGGTGGGGATGGTGCCTTATCCTCTCTTGGCTCTGGATCTATAGCTCGAGGAGTTATGGCCGCTATGCTTGGGACAAGCGGGGCTGTTAGAATGGCTGTGAATAAGCCTCTGACAGATAAGAGGCGAAGAACGTGGTGTTATATCCTAGATGATGAGACCTGGATAGTGGGATGTGCTATAAACAATGCTGGCCTTGTTATGGCTTGGTATTTAGATAATTTCTATCCGGAGCTGAAAGGGGAAGAGGATCCCTATAGGGAAATGGAAAGGTGGGCTTCTGATGTTGAAGCGGGATCCTCTGGTCTTTTATTTTTACCTTTCTTAACCGGTGAGAGATGCCCCTTCTGGAACGCTAATGCAAGGGGCGTTTTGTTCGGGCTTGCTCTTCATCATGATAGGCGACACGTTTCGAGGGCGATAATAGAAGGAGTTGCCTTTAGGATGAAGAGCATATATGAGGCTGTTTCTGAAGTAGCTGAGGTTCCTAAGGAGATAAGGGGAACAGGTGGATTGATGAGGTTCAGTTTATGGGCTAAGGTGCTTTCAAGCGTATTAGGAAGGCCTATAAGTAGAGTGAATATAGAGGAGGCTTCCTCTTTCGGTGCGGCGATAATGGCTATGAGAGGAGTTGGTTATATAAGTAGCTACTCGGAAATCTTGAACAAGGCTTTAGAGATCGTTGATGAAATCGTTCCAGAAAGCTCTTGGTTCGACTTATATAATAAATTATATGAATTATATAAGAGGCTCTATTGGAAGCTTCAGGAAGAGTTCGATGAAATCTGTACCTTTCAGTAA